In one window of Mobiluncus massiliensis DNA:
- the pgm gene encoding phosphoglucomutase (alpha-D-glucose-1,6-bisphosphate-dependent): MHERAGQLAKPEDLINVDEVISAYYDLEPDVNEPAQAVSFGTSGHRGSSLDRAFNEAHIVATTAAIVEYRQSQGYDGPLFIGRDTHALSEPAWRTALEVLAGMEVRTLTDARDSFTPTPSVSHAILKANGAGTPGGVRLSGAGLADGIVVTPSHNPPRDGGFKYNPPSGGPADSDATSWIANRANEILRQGWRSVPRNPHPEQSEFIGKTDFLPSYVDSLIDVVDVEAIRSAGVRIGADPLGGASVDYWAAIAERYGLNLTVVNEKVDPCWSFMTLDWDGKIRMDCSSPYAMASLRQVMEGGSASYDIATGNDADSDRHGIVTADGLMNPNHYLAVAIEYLFTHRPHWSQGCAVGKTLVSSALIDRVVADMGRKLVEVPVGFKHFVPGLLDGSVGFGGEESAGASFLRKDGTVWTTDKDGLIAALLASEILAVTGKTPSALHEEQVARFGASAYERVDAPATKAEKAKLAALAPEDVAASTLGGEPIVDRLVQAPGNHAAIGGLKVTTKNAWFAARPSGTEDIYKIYAESFKGPEHLQTIQEEAKQVVAQALAK; the protein is encoded by the coding sequence ATGCATGAACGAGCTGGACAACTTGCCAAACCGGAAGACCTCATCAACGTTGATGAAGTCATTAGCGCTTACTATGACCTAGAACCCGATGTGAATGAGCCTGCACAGGCAGTTTCGTTCGGGACTTCGGGCCATCGCGGTTCATCTCTGGACCGCGCCTTTAACGAGGCTCATATCGTTGCCACCACGGCCGCGATTGTGGAATATCGTCAATCGCAAGGTTACGACGGCCCCCTATTCATCGGGCGCGATACGCACGCCCTGTCCGAGCCGGCGTGGCGTACCGCCTTGGAGGTCCTCGCGGGAATGGAAGTGCGTACTCTGACAGACGCGCGCGACTCCTTCACCCCGACACCCTCCGTATCTCACGCCATTCTCAAGGCTAACGGGGCGGGAACGCCGGGAGGCGTGCGGCTGAGCGGAGCGGGTTTGGCTGATGGTATCGTTGTTACCCCTTCGCATAATCCCCCTCGTGACGGCGGCTTTAAATACAACCCGCCCAGTGGTGGTCCCGCCGATTCGGACGCGACTTCCTGGATTGCTAATCGTGCCAATGAGATTTTGCGCCAGGGTTGGCGTTCCGTGCCGAGGAACCCGCATCCCGAGCAATCAGAATTTATTGGAAAAACAGATTTTCTACCGTCATACGTAGACTCGCTAATTGACGTAGTTGACGTTGAGGCGATTCGGTCCGCCGGTGTCCGCATCGGGGCTGACCCCTTGGGCGGCGCTTCGGTAGACTACTGGGCCGCCATTGCCGAGCGTTATGGGTTGAACCTGACGGTGGTGAACGAAAAGGTCGATCCGTGCTGGTCTTTCATGACTTTGGACTGGGACGGCAAGATTCGGATGGACTGCTCCTCGCCCTACGCGATGGCTTCTCTGCGTCAGGTGATGGAGGGTGGCTCGGCTTCCTACGATATTGCGACTGGAAACGACGCTGATTCAGACCGTCACGGCATCGTTACTGCCGATGGCCTGATGAATCCGAATCACTATCTGGCGGTGGCAATCGAATACCTGTTCACCCACCGTCCGCACTGGTCGCAAGGCTGTGCCGTCGGCAAAACCCTGGTGTCATCGGCTTTAATCGACCGGGTAGTAGCCGATATGGGACGCAAACTCGTCGAAGTCCCCGTTGGTTTCAAGCATTTTGTACCGGGATTGCTGGATGGGTCCGTAGGCTTTGGCGGCGAGGAATCCGCCGGCGCGTCTTTCCTGCGCAAAGACGGCACCGTGTGGACCACCGACAAGGACGGGTTGATTGCGGCTTTGCTGGCCTCCGAAATCCTCGCAGTGACCGGGAAAACTCCCAGCGCTCTGCACGAAGAACAGGTGGCCCGGTTTGGTGCTTCCGCTTACGAACGGGTGGACGCCCCCGCGACCAAGGCAGAAAAAGCCAAGCTCGCGGCTTTGGCGCCCGAAGACGTTGCGGCCTCGACTCTGGGCGGGGAACCGATTGTCGACCGCCTGGTGCAGGCGCCGGGCAACCACGCGGCTATCGGAGGACTGAAAGTCACTACCAAGAACGCCTGGTTCGCCGCGCGTCCCTCCGGCACTGAAGATATTTATAAGATTTATGCCGAATCCTTTAAGGGTCCCGAGCATCTTCAGACTATTCAGGAAGAAGCAAAACAGGTGGTGGCCCAGGCTCTGGCAAAATAA
- a CDS encoding glycosyltransferase family 2 protein has translation MIPAKDEGDSIGATIRASKALPRADLFVVIDDGSSDNTGEAARSAGAVVVRHSVNRGKASAMETGAKVVAMRDPEDGPRRLILFLDADLGDSAAQTFPLVEAVMQGRTDCAIAALPRQAGAGGHGFVTRLSRRAIRWATGWEPLQPLSGQRCLSAEAFFDCLPLAHKWGVETGMTIDLLVKGYSVQEVPCDLTHRATGNDMAGYRHRLSQFRDVFLASATRFVRHVRAPLRLRLSAAIKQEPGEVYCLK, from the coding sequence ATTATTCCCGCCAAGGACGAAGGCGATTCGATTGGGGCGACAATTCGTGCCTCCAAGGCTTTGCCCCGAGCGGATTTATTCGTGGTGATTGATGATGGGTCTAGTGACAATACGGGTGAAGCCGCGCGCAGTGCCGGTGCCGTGGTGGTACGCCATTCCGTCAACCGCGGTAAGGCCAGTGCTATGGAAACAGGGGCAAAAGTCGTAGCTATGCGCGACCCCGAGGACGGGCCTCGCCGTCTCATTCTGTTCCTGGACGCGGACTTGGGAGATTCTGCCGCCCAGACTTTCCCGCTGGTGGAGGCGGTAATGCAGGGGCGCACGGACTGTGCCATAGCTGCCCTGCCGCGCCAAGCCGGTGCCGGCGGTCACGGTTTCGTGACACGTTTATCACGCCGGGCCATTCGCTGGGCGACCGGATGGGAACCGCTCCAACCGCTGTCGGGTCAGCGGTGCTTGAGCGCAGAAGCCTTTTTCGATTGTTTGCCCTTGGCGCATAAGTGGGGGGTGGAAACCGGCATGACTATCGACCTGCTGGTTAAGGGGTACTCGGTGCAGGAAGTTCCTTGCGACCTGACACACCGGGCTACCGGCAACGATATGGCGGGATACCGTCACCGTCTGAGCCAATTCCGGGATGTATTTCTGGCCTCCGCCACACGCTTTGTGCGCCACGTTCGGGCTCCCCTTCGGCTGCGCCTGTCCGCAGCGATTAAACAGGAGCCCGGTGAGGTTTACTGCCTGAAGTAA